One region of Thermoleophilia bacterium genomic DNA includes:
- a CDS encoding FAD-dependent oxidoreductase yields the protein MTDQAANGRRIGVYVCQCGGNISDYVSVDDVVAAVQDEPGVAVARSAMFTCSDATQQEIMNDIAEQKLDGIVVASCSPKLHTFTFREMAKRAGLNPYLYTQVNIREQCSWAHTDDKAGATEKAVRLVRAGIARTRFTLALEPVRVETVPRAVVVGGGVAGMRAALALAEIGLEVVLVEKQPQLGGWLAEFAEIYPTVRSGKTLARELESKVRENPLITVYVNAELVGRSGTFGDYEVVIRVDGPAPETVATRAGAVIVATGFDLYQPEPGEFGYGQDGVLTLPEFKRLVENSEGPLVYGGGLVRSVVYIYCVGSRQPGGNEYCSRYCCAAAIHASLQAEGRAQGAADTAAGALRQYHLYRDIRAYGKYELLYNRSREEGHLYLRFPDEEPPVVETVPPTETGGARFLVHTRDVLTGGTEVAIPADLVVLVTGMVPREEANLAGVLKLPVDKDGFFNEIHPKLRPVETVVDGVFICGACQGPKNSAEAVASGLAAAAQTAALLKRGYAELEPLVAVVNEEACDWCGLCLEACPYEAPRETEVAHAELTGEHAVSPGKKVAVIDKTACKSCGACVPVCPRDAIDLLGYSDAQIRAMIESLAAEVELCPR from the coding sequence ATGACTGACCAAGCTGCAAACGGCCGCCGGATCGGGGTATACGTGTGCCAGTGCGGCGGCAATATTTCCGACTACGTCTCCGTGGATGACGTGGTTGCTGCCGTGCAAGACGAACCTGGTGTAGCTGTTGCGCGTTCAGCGATGTTCACATGTTCTGACGCCACGCAGCAGGAGATCATGAACGACATCGCCGAGCAGAAGCTTGACGGCATTGTAGTGGCTTCGTGCTCTCCCAAACTTCATACCTTTACGTTTAGGGAAATGGCCAAGCGGGCTGGTCTGAATCCGTACCTGTACACGCAGGTCAACATCCGAGAGCAATGCTCCTGGGCACATACCGATGATAAGGCGGGAGCTACGGAGAAGGCTGTTCGCCTGGTACGGGCGGGTATTGCTCGCACCCGCTTCACGCTTGCGCTGGAGCCCGTCCGGGTGGAGACCGTGCCGAGAGCGGTTGTGGTTGGGGGCGGAGTAGCGGGCATGCGAGCCGCCTTGGCTCTGGCGGAAATCGGCTTGGAAGTGGTCCTGGTCGAAAAGCAGCCGCAGCTCGGTGGCTGGCTGGCAGAGTTTGCCGAGATATACCCGACGGTAAGAAGCGGCAAAACGCTTGCCCGTGAACTGGAGTCCAAAGTGCGTGAGAACCCGCTGATAACGGTGTATGTGAATGCGGAACTTGTCGGTCGCTCTGGCACGTTTGGGGACTATGAGGTGGTCATAAGAGTGGATGGACCCGCTCCTGAGACAGTTGCCACTCGGGCCGGGGCTGTGATTGTCGCTACTGGTTTTGATTTGTACCAGCCCGAGCCGGGCGAGTTTGGGTATGGGCAGGATGGCGTGCTTACGTTGCCTGAGTTTAAGCGGCTGGTGGAGAACTCTGAGGGGCCGCTTGTGTACGGTGGAGGGCTGGTCAGGAGCGTGGTTTACATCTACTGCGTGGGCAGTCGACAGCCCGGAGGCAACGAGTACTGCTCCCGCTACTGTTGCGCGGCGGCCATTCATGCCTCTCTGCAGGCGGAGGGTCGGGCGCAAGGCGCGGCGGACACTGCCGCCGGCGCCTTGCGCCAGTATCACCTCTACCGTGACATCCGCGCCTACGGCAAATATGAGCTGCTTTACAACCGTTCTCGCGAAGAAGGTCACCTTTATCTACGTTTCCCCGATGAGGAACCGCCGGTGGTGGAGACTGTTCCGCCGACTGAGACCGGGGGCGCTCGCTTTCTAGTGCATACGCGTGACGTCCTTACAGGTGGGACCGAGGTGGCTATTCCTGCCGATCTGGTGGTGCTTGTCACCGGCATGGTTCCGCGCGAGGAAGCCAATCTTGCCGGAGTCCTCAAGCTTCCTGTGGACAAAGATGGCTTCTTCAACGAGATCCATCCCAAGTTGCGTCCGGTCGAAACTGTGGTGGATGGCGTCTTTATCTGCGGGGCTTGTCAAGGGCCCAAGAACTCTGCCGAAGCGGTGGCATCTGGCCTGGCAGCTGCTGCTCAAACTGCGGCACTTCTTAAGCGGGGCTATGCCGAACTCGAGCCGCTGGTGGCGGTTGTAAACGAGGAGGCCTGTGACTGGTGTGGGCTGTGTTTGGAGGCCTGTCCGTATGAGGCGCCGCGCGAAACCGAGGTTGCGCACGCTGAGCTGACTGGCGAACACGCGGTGTCACCGGGCAAGAAGGTAGCAGTTATCGACAAGACGGCCTGCAAGAGCTGCGGTGCGTGCGTACCCGTTTGTCCCAGGGATGCCATTGATCTACTGGGCTATAGCGATGCTCAGATCCGGGCCATGATCGAATCGCTTGCTGCGGAGGTGGAGCTATGTCCGCGCTAG
- a CDS encoding MarR family transcriptional regulator codes for MSALGISPRDPREVIREEQLMRRRILEVLKDGPLSIPEIASRLERPAHEVVTWVMGLRKYGHVVEIKEPSDEGFYLYEAVDKEGQ; via the coding sequence ATGTCCGCGCTAGGCATCTCGCCCCGTGACCCGCGTGAAGTGATACGGGAAGAGCAACTGATGCGCAGGCGCATTTTGGAAGTACTGAAAGATGGGCCGCTTTCCATTCCCGAAATTGCCAGCCGCTTGGAGCGCCCCGCGCACGAAGTGGTTACCTGGGTGATGGGCCTGCGGAAATATGGCCACGTCGTTGAAATCAAGGAGCCCAGCGACGAAGGCTTCTACCTGTATGAAGCTGTAGACAAGGAGGGCCAATGA
- a CDS encoding 4Fe-4S dicluster domain-containing protein — protein sequence MSTVLDPALKERVARDEEFNAQACMNCGVCTAVCPMGIECLPRRLFRYVLLGMRQELLGELESVYSCLLCKMCEVNCPAGVRIADNVRLLRGFINREVFGL from the coding sequence ATGAGCACCGTACTCGATCCTGCCCTTAAGGAGCGAGTGGCTCGCGATGAAGAATTTAACGCCCAGGCCTGTATGAACTGCGGCGTTTGCACGGCGGTTTGTCCTATGGGCATAGAGTGCTTGCCGCGGCGCCTTTTTCGGTATGTGCTATTGGGGATGAGGCAGGAGCTTCTTGGCGAGCTCGAGAGCGTGTACTCCTGTCTTCTTTGCAAGATGTGTGAAGTCAACTGCCCGGCGGGTGTGCGCATCGCAGACAACGTGCGGCTGCTGCGCGGATTCATAAACCGCGAAGTATTTGGACTGTAG
- a CDS encoding (Fe-S)-binding protein, with amino-acid sequence MPLPTGEVIGILGDNLRLRRSVLPIPKRHVVGWAKGLGLPRGGETVLYTGMMYQLIPYIEALVKAEQRLGNSWLARFASLGRKLNKVVNISAFLARPRSQERRIYEQTLINAALLLQKAGVKFGYAYEADLYSGALAYDLGLDNVVRSHAQRVYQALKRVGAKTVITLDPHTTHMLRSVYPKFIPGYDLEVKNYLEVLDDCAGHSKPTGSTAGFVSSEPAVLHDPCVFARYEGIIEAPRRLLAASGVEVCVPEKSGRMTWCCGGPVESLYPEKAAVNARKRMEQLEALGRRVITMCPLCLVNLSGAASPGVKVDDISTYLREGLVGSGVSNV; translated from the coding sequence ATGCCTCTACCTACAGGTGAAGTAATCGGAATCCTTGGCGACAACCTGCGGCTGCGTCGCTCGGTTCTACCTATTCCGAAGCGTCACGTGGTGGGCTGGGCCAAGGGGCTTGGTCTTCCCCGAGGTGGGGAGACGGTCCTTTACACGGGCATGATGTACCAACTTATCCCCTACATAGAGGCTCTTGTGAAAGCGGAGCAACGATTGGGAAACTCGTGGCTGGCGAGGTTCGCGAGTTTAGGTCGCAAACTGAACAAGGTAGTAAACATAAGCGCATTTCTGGCTCGGCCTCGTTCCCAAGAACGAAGGATATATGAGCAAACCTTGATTAATGCGGCGCTTCTCCTGCAAAAAGCAGGGGTCAAGTTCGGTTACGCTTACGAGGCCGATCTATATTCGGGAGCTCTTGCCTACGATCTTGGTCTGGACAACGTGGTGAGGAGTCACGCCCAGCGGGTTTACCAAGCCCTCAAGAGGGTAGGGGCGAAGACTGTGATCACTCTTGATCCCCACACTACGCACATGCTTCGCTCCGTATATCCCAAGTTTATCCCGGGATACGACTTAGAGGTGAAGAATTACCTCGAAGTGCTCGACGACTGTGCCGGTCATTCGAAGCCCACGGGATCCACGGCTGGATTTGTCTCGAGCGAACCAGCTGTTCTTCACGATCCGTGTGTTTTTGCACGCTACGAGGGCATCATCGAAGCTCCTCGTCGCCTGCTTGCCGCGAGCGGGGTTGAGGTATGCGTGCCGGAAAAAAGTGGCCGAATGACTTGGTGTTGCGGGGGGCCAGTGGAGTCTCTTTATCCGGAAAAGGCTGCGGTTAACGCGCGCAAGCGAATGGAACAGCTGGAGGCGCTGGGTCGCCGAGTTATCACCATGTGTCCTCTTTGTCTTGTCAACCTATCGGGCGCAGCATCGCCTGGCGTTAAGGTTGATGACATATCCACATATCTCCGGGAGGGTCTTGTCGGTTCAGGGGTAAGCAACGTATAG
- a CDS encoding DsrE/DsrF/DrsH-like family protein, giving the protein MSTNKKTIIVFSGDYDKAIAAFIIANGAAAMGDAVTMFFTFWGLNILRKPSKVKTTGKSFLQKMFGWMMPRGAGKLGLSKMNFLGLGPVLMKKVMKDKNVMSLEDLIASARQQGVKLVACTMSMDVLGIAKEELFDDIEYAGVASYLAEADEANVNLFI; this is encoded by the coding sequence ATGAGTACTAACAAGAAAACCATAATCGTATTTAGTGGTGACTACGACAAAGCCATCGCTGCTTTCATCATTGCCAATGGGGCCGCCGCCATGGGCGACGCAGTGACTATGTTTTTCACCTTCTGGGGTCTAAACATCCTTCGCAAGCCCAGCAAGGTGAAAACGACGGGGAAGAGCTTTTTGCAGAAAATGTTCGGATGGATGATGCCCCGGGGAGCTGGCAAGTTGGGACTTTCAAAGATGAACTTCTTGGGGCTCGGCCCTGTCCTCATGAAAAAAGTAATGAAGGACAAGAACGTTATGAGTCTTGAAGACCTCATCGCATCGGCCCGGCAGCAAGGGGTCAAGCTAGTAGCTTGTACCATGAGTATGGACGTTCTGGGGATCGCAAAAGAAGAGCTATTTGATGATATCGAGTACGCAGGGGTGGCCTCTTACTTGGCCGAAGCTGATGAGGCCAACGTGAACTTGTTTATCTGA
- a CDS encoding response regulator has protein sequence MNDNDTIRVLYASDSWQDHEQIRRILTSETSGFTFLGAQDRTNFEDLLCTADFDIVLANASTFGLKELEILGVIKQHCPQIPVVVVTPTWSESVAREALQKGAADCVSKTPAQLAQLPFAIRRACVTAKALQQAERRRQALQNVLDNALHSIVVVSNQRDILFRNRASEPYLPIIASFLQRADTDVLAEHAVHRSQLELTSAPDDRGQTTLGMRIAHTDWDDEDCYLIIFRDITEQKRVEEELYESRELLRLVLDTVPVRIFWKDRESKYLGCNLPFALDAGVSSPEQMLGKTDFDMGWKDQAELYRADDQEVMRTGIPKIGYEEPQTRPNGSTAWLRTSKLPLKKQDGEIIGVLGLYEDITEHKALEEQLRQAQKLEAVGTLAGGIAHDFNNLLTAIIGNAEMALLETDPSSHVRSYLEDIHGAAERGARLTRQLLTFARRGPLEPAVIDLNEHITQAETMLRRLLPENIELHVVLAPVVHPVLIDISHLDQILLNLVTNARDAMEDGGTLTIETDNADLDLAYFKAHGITNPRPGEYAVVSVTDTGIGMSRDVQERIFDPFFTTKKAGVGTGLGLSTVYGIVKNAGGYVWCYSEPGKGTTMKVYLPKTGEQRRIEQSPSEVPVELGGAGTVLVVEDDRSVRQLIARSLAAYGYKVIEAAHPGEALQIADNCEQELDLLITDVVMPHMSGKELADRLTGPRPGLRVLFISGYPQGLTESGGLIPNDVVYLQKPFSPSALVAKVRELLQS, from the coding sequence ATGAACGACAACGACACGATTAGGGTGCTTTACGCCAGTGATAGCTGGCAAGATCACGAACAGATTAGGCGCATTCTCACAAGCGAAACCTCAGGCTTCACCTTTCTTGGAGCACAGGATCGCACAAACTTCGAAGACCTGCTTTGCACTGCCGACTTTGACATCGTTCTAGCCAATGCCAGCACTTTCGGCCTTAAGGAGCTTGAGATACTTGGTGTTATCAAGCAGCACTGCCCGCAAATTCCTGTCGTCGTTGTCACACCAACCTGGTCGGAGAGTGTTGCAAGGGAAGCGTTGCAGAAAGGCGCTGCGGATTGCGTGTCAAAGACGCCCGCGCAACTCGCCCAACTGCCCTTTGCCATCCGTCGCGCCTGTGTAACGGCAAAAGCGCTGCAGCAGGCCGAGCGTAGGCGGCAAGCTCTTCAGAACGTCCTCGACAACGCACTGCACAGCATAGTCGTAGTCTCCAACCAGAGAGACATTCTCTTTAGAAACCGGGCCAGCGAGCCCTACCTTCCCATCATCGCCTCCTTTCTCCAACGTGCAGACACAGATGTTCTCGCTGAGCATGCTGTGCACAGGTCGCAGCTTGAGCTGACAAGCGCGCCTGACGACAGGGGACAAACCACACTGGGCATGCGAATCGCCCACACTGACTGGGACGATGAAGATTGTTACCTTATTATCTTCCGCGACATTACCGAGCAAAAACGGGTTGAAGAAGAGCTCTACGAATCCCGCGAGCTACTCCGGCTCGTGCTTGATACGGTGCCGGTGAGAATTTTCTGGAAAGATCGCGAGAGCAAGTACTTGGGCTGCAACCTTCCCTTCGCACTTGACGCCGGCGTTTCGTCTCCCGAGCAGATGCTGGGCAAGACAGATTTCGACATGGGCTGGAAAGACCAGGCCGAGCTCTACCGCGCCGACGACCAAGAAGTGATGAGAACAGGCATTCCCAAGATCGGATACGAGGAGCCCCAGACCCGCCCCAACGGGAGTACGGCCTGGCTTCGCACAAGCAAACTGCCGCTGAAAAAACAAGACGGCGAGATAATCGGCGTTCTCGGTCTATACGAGGACATAACCGAGCACAAAGCTTTAGAGGAGCAACTGAGGCAAGCACAAAAGCTGGAGGCCGTCGGAACTCTCGCCGGAGGCATTGCGCACGACTTTAACAATCTTCTGACTGCCATCATCGGCAACGCCGAGATGGCCCTCCTCGAAACAGACCCGAGCAGTCACGTTCGTTCCTACCTGGAAGACATACACGGCGCAGCCGAACGAGGAGCTCGACTCACCCGGCAGCTCCTAACCTTTGCCAGACGCGGGCCGCTTGAACCCGCTGTCATAGACCTAAATGAACACATAACCCAAGCAGAGACAATGTTGCGGCGGCTGCTGCCCGAAAATATTGAGCTCCACGTCGTGCTAGCACCAGTAGTACACCCGGTGCTCATTGATATCAGCCACCTCGACCAAATTCTTCTAAATCTTGTCACCAATGCCCGAGATGCAATGGAGGACGGAGGCACACTTACGATCGAAACAGACAATGCAGACCTCGATCTGGCCTACTTCAAAGCACACGGGATAACAAACCCGCGCCCGGGAGAATATGCCGTAGTCTCCGTAACAGACACGGGTATCGGAATGAGTAGAGACGTCCAAGAGCGCATTTTTGACCCCTTCTTTACCACCAAGAAGGCAGGGGTGGGGACTGGCCTTGGGCTCTCCACCGTTTATGGCATTGTAAAGAACGCGGGCGGTTACGTGTGGTGCTATAGCGAGCCAGGTAAAGGGACGACCATGAAGGTCTACTTGCCAAAGACCGGCGAGCAGCGACGGATAGAACAAAGCCCCAGTGAAGTCCCAGTAGAGCTCGGCGGCGCGGGAACAGTACTAGTGGTTGAGGACGACCGGTCGGTAAGACAACTGATAGCAAGATCCTTGGCAGCCTACGGTTACAAAGTCATTGAGGCCGCCCACCCGGGTGAAGCCCTCCAGATTGCGGATAACTGCGAGCAAGAGTTGGACCTACTCATTACCGACGTGGTCATGCCTCACATGAGCGGAAAGGAGTTGGCCGACCGTCTGACTGGCCCGAGACCTGGCCTCCGAGTGCTTTTTATCTCCGGGTACCCGCAGGGACTTACGGAGTCGGGAGGACTGATTCCCAACGACGTGGTGTACCTCCAGAAGCCGTTTTCACCCTCTGCCCTGGTGGCAAAGGTGCGCGAACTCCTGCAGAGCTAA
- a CDS encoding DUF4352 domain-containing protein, producing MRALAIVALTMVVFLAACGSTATEGETSTSAPPATSSGPGPTTAPSEPVSGATSSSANTGLEDYKKAVKEWREKYVPKIEDAMAFLDSLDNPLAATDEQVEAAEDLATLTKESASAFGGIKPPVEAASAHNDYLTALEAFAAGFEQFSEGLKKKSFEDVAEALATLASASENGEDARARLESVLGMSPGPGTAATIASLGSRKNPIPFGATAQVGDWVVKVVDFKPDATQLILKENQFNEPPKAGQQYVLVRLEATYAGKESGTFWVDMSCRFLGNKGNTFKTATVVAPDEISDAGEAFEGASVSGNLVFSVDSDQVAGGLLLLEPSFSFDEERVFFVLE from the coding sequence ATGAGAGCGCTTGCAATCGTTGCTTTGACCATGGTGGTGTTTCTTGCTGCGTGCGGATCTACGGCAACGGAGGGAGAAACCTCAACCTCTGCGCCGCCAGCCACAAGCAGTGGGCCAGGACCGACCACAGCTCCATCTGAACCAGTCTCGGGTGCTACCAGCTCCTCTGCAAACACTGGCCTTGAGGATTACAAGAAAGCTGTAAAGGAATGGCGTGAGAAATATGTGCCCAAGATTGAAGACGCCATGGCTTTCCTGGACTCCCTTGACAACCCGCTCGCAGCTACAGATGAACAGGTTGAGGCCGCCGAAGACCTCGCAACGCTGACCAAGGAATCCGCCTCGGCGTTTGGCGGTATCAAGCCACCTGTCGAAGCAGCGTCGGCTCACAATGATTACCTGACGGCACTCGAGGCCTTTGCAGCAGGCTTTGAGCAATTCTCCGAGGGCCTCAAGAAGAAGAGCTTTGAAGATGTGGCGGAGGCCTTAGCCACTTTAGCTTCGGCCTCTGAGAATGGAGAAGACGCCCGGGCCCGTCTTGAGTCGGTCCTAGGAATGTCGCCAGGTCCTGGTACAGCTGCGACCATCGCGAGTCTCGGCTCGAGGAAGAACCCGATCCCGTTTGGCGCAACAGCCCAGGTCGGAGACTGGGTGGTCAAGGTGGTTGACTTCAAGCCTGATGCCACACAGCTAATCCTGAAGGAAAACCAGTTTAACGAACCGCCGAAGGCAGGCCAGCAGTACGTGCTCGTCAGACTTGAAGCCACATATGCTGGCAAGGAGTCTGGGACATTCTGGGTCGACATGTCATGTCGCTTCCTGGGCAACAAAGGGAACACATTTAAAACTGCCACCGTGGTCGCCCCTGATGAGATCTCCGATGCGGGCGAGGCTTTCGAAGGGGCTTCTGTTTCTGGCAATTTGGTCTTCAGTGTCGATAGCGATCAAGTCGCCGGAGGGCTACTCCTGCTGGAACCTAGCTTCTCGTTTGACGAGGAGCGGGTTTTCTTTGTCCTAGAATGA
- a CDS encoding DnaJ domain-containing protein — translation MRSSAGANEHTGKRHNSTFVDYYSVLGVDKTATAAEIRDAYLKRIKQVHPDLNPGREEEAKRVNIAYEVLGDPDRRREYDSSLESLVCPICGNPSTNLADMAEHLAQHYPRESASDTCEICGRSPTGFFKFRSNKGFLLFRSVREFEGRLCRSCSTGIYRRMQISNLSWGWFGTISFFATILYALENVRSYYSGRKGLTEPVPRDPVLERTLRGRPVLVGVLKRWAVLAALIAFVVLVVQAATGPHKPVNNQYAVTTTTRTHSAQATATTHGGAVWSSARVSSTTTATTEMAVSYEYLLALASLNDMRNNLIDTANSKWEEWSRQGGNKPPGAKYLVTSELSELLRAAEDVPVPESGSLRILHTAWVGCLRNLLEAESKLALTFTEENVLADERAWRAEEVAYMALYDYVKSH, via the coding sequence TTGCGCTCCAGTGCAGGAGCCAATGAACACACTGGCAAGCGGCACAACAGTACCTTTGTCGATTACTACTCTGTTCTTGGAGTTGACAAGACAGCCACGGCTGCTGAGATTCGTGACGCCTACCTCAAGAGGATTAAACAGGTTCATCCGGATCTCAATCCAGGCCGGGAGGAAGAGGCAAAACGAGTAAACATAGCTTACGAGGTGCTGGGCGACCCCGACCGTCGTCGGGAATACGATTCAAGTCTTGAGTCACTTGTTTGCCCAATCTGTGGGAATCCCTCGACCAACCTCGCAGATATGGCCGAGCACCTGGCACAACATTACCCTAGGGAAAGCGCAAGCGACACCTGTGAGATTTGCGGGCGATCCCCGACTGGTTTCTTCAAATTCCGGAGCAACAAGGGCTTCCTGCTCTTCAGGAGTGTGCGTGAATTCGAGGGGAGACTGTGTCGGTCTTGTTCAACTGGCATCTATCGCCGCATGCAGATTTCGAATCTTAGCTGGGGTTGGTTTGGCACCATCTCATTCTTTGCCACGATTCTTTACGCGCTGGAAAACGTGCGTAGTTACTACTCAGGCCGTAAGGGTCTCACAGAGCCAGTGCCCCGTGACCCTGTGCTAGAGCGCACTCTCAGGGGCCGCCCTGTGTTGGTGGGTGTACTCAAACGTTGGGCCGTCTTGGCAGCGCTCATAGCGTTCGTTGTGCTGGTTGTACAAGCAGCAACCGGGCCTCACAAGCCAGTGAACAACCAGTATGCCGTGACCACTACTACGCGAACCCACAGCGCGCAAGCTACGGCCACCACACACGGCGGGGCGGTCTGGTCAAGCGCTCGGGTATCAAGTACTACCACCGCAACGACTGAGATGGCTGTGTCCTACGAGTATTTGCTGGCGCTTGCCTCATTAAATGATATGCGAAACAACCTAATAGATACTGCGAATTCCAAGTGGGAGGAGTGGTCTAGACAAGGCGGGAACAAGCCACCGGGTGCAAAGTACCTCGTTACCAGCGAGCTTAGTGAACTGCTGAGAGCAGCCGAAGACGTTCCCGTGCCAGAATCTGGTTCATTGCGAATCCTGCATACGGCATGGGTGGGGTGTCTCCGCAATCTACTAGAGGCTGAGTCGAAATTGGCGCTGACGTTCACTGAGGAGAACGTGCTTGCCGACGAGCGTGCTTGGCGAGCCGAGGAGGTGGCTTACATGGCGCTGTACGACTATGTAAAGAGTCACTAG
- a CDS encoding transposase, translated as MVSDAHNGLKRAIQGVFLGASWQRCRVYFLRNLLTLVPRDGQGMVLAAVRLVFQQPDKTRAKEELGALADRPAERLPRVSAALLGAEEEILAHMEFPQEHWRQISSTNPLGRLNKEINRRTRVVGIFPDEKSLIRLIGAVPCEQNDEWMVGRRYMSRHSLARIYQTATAEIEGEVTQAVAISVHYAAEQAVPDVRDTATSSLIWTNAMQEESTCSNNCLRNRQKTE; from the coding sequence GTGGTCTCCGATGCTCACAACGGACTGAAGCGGGCGATTCAGGGGGTCTTTCTGGGAGCCAGCTGGCAAAGATGCCGGGTGTACTTCCTTAGGAACTTGCTGACCCTGGTGCCGAGAGATGGTCAAGGCATGGTGCTTGCGGCCGTTAGGCTCGTCTTCCAGCAGCCGGATAAGACCCGGGCCAAAGAGGAGCTCGGAGCTCTCGCCGATCGCCCGGCGGAACGGTTGCCGCGGGTCTCTGCGGCACTGCTTGGGGCCGAGGAGGAGATCCTGGCCCACATGGAGTTCCCACAAGAGCACTGGCGGCAGATCTCCTCCACCAATCCGCTCGGGCGCCTAAACAAGGAGATCAACCGCCGCACCCGGGTGGTGGGCATCTTCCCCGACGAGAAGAGCCTCATTCGCCTGATCGGGGCGGTCCCCTGCGAGCAGAACGACGAATGGATGGTGGGCCGCCGGTACATGAGCCGGCACTCGCTGGCCCGTATCTATCAAACCGCGACAGCGGAGATAGAAGGAGAGGTCACCCAGGCTGTTGCCATCTCTGTGCACTATGCCGCGGAGCAGGCTGTCCCGGATGTGAGGGATACGGCTACATCTTCTCTGATATGGACAAACGCTATGCAAGAAGAATCAACTTGCTCAAACAACTGCTTGAGGAATCGGCAGAAGACAGAGTGA